From the genome of Spinacia oleracea cultivar Varoflay chromosome 2, BTI_SOV_V1, whole genome shotgun sequence, one region includes:
- the LOC110786513 gene encoding myb-related protein 308-like gives MGRAPCCSKVGLHRGPWTTREDALLIKYIEAHGEGQWRSMPKKAGLLRCGKSCRLRWMNYLRPDIKRGNITPEEDDLIIRLHALLGNRWSLIAGRLPGRTDNEIKNYWNTHLSKKLRSQGTDPNTHKKLSESELEKLAKNCNRKRCKHTKRCMKTRKLEGDEVIVDRITKIHLPKPVRVKPVISMTRNYSNTSLETNNLSLHTTSASYRLSTDESEDNIILNMPSWLDNNVSLETNNGVDDDDHLMMMTIGSSSGRDQDEVVTVQDNNNQQLEKLYEEYLQLIKVDHDHDHDHYHDGDVDDGEAELDSFTESFLI, from the exons atgggaAGAGCTCCTTGTTGCTCTAAAGTTGGGTTGCATAGAGGTCCATGGACTACTCGAGAAGACGCCTTGCTAATCAAATACATTGAAGCTCATGGTGAAGGACAATGGAGATCTATGCCTAAGAAAGCTG GACTTCTAAGATGCGGAAAGAGTTGTAGATTGAGATGGATGAACTACTTGAGGCCCGATATTAAACGAGGCAATATTACACCCGAAGAAGATGACCTTATTATAAGGTTACATGCCTTATTAGGCAATAGATGGTCTCTTATTGCTGGAAGGTTACCTGGTAGAACTGATAATGAAATAAAAAACTATTGGAACACCCATTTAAGCAAGAAACTTCGGAGCCAAGGTACCGACCCGAATACCCATAAGAAACTATCTGAATCGGAGTTGGAAAAACTAGCTAAGAATTGTAACAGAAAAAGATGTAAACATACTAAGAGATGTATGAAAACCCGAAAACTTGAGGGTGATGAAGTGATCGTGGATAGAATTACCAAGATCCATTTACCCAAACCCGTTAGGGTTAAGCCCGTTATTTCAATGACAAGAAATTATAGCAATACAAGTTTAGAAACTAATAATTTGAGTCTTCATACTACAAGTGCATCTTATAGATTGTCAACAGATGAATCGGAAGATAATATCATTTTGAACATGCCATCATGGTTAGATAATAATGTCAGCTTGGAAACTAATAATggagttgatgatgatgatcatcTAATGATGATGACGATCGGGTCGTCGTCGGGCCGTGATCAAGATGAAGTAGTGACCGTACAAGATAACAATAATCAGCAGCTTGAGAAGCTTTATGAGGAGTATTTACAGCTTATCAAGGTGGACCATGATCATGATCATGATCATTATCATGATGGTGACGTTGATGATGGTGAAGCTGAATTAGATTCGTTCACTGAATCTTTTCTCATCTAG